One genomic window of Pocillopora verrucosa isolate sample1 chromosome 8, ASM3666991v2, whole genome shotgun sequence includes the following:
- the LOC131787968 gene encoding uncharacterized protein isoform X1, with protein sequence MINSGSKMFILCRITLAVVLCLPISGLILPPNISQGVYCETCSAVMKELDKFLAKKSSDPRELQVVEAIEDVCRSKHLKKYGYSPITLVNACKFFMEKHEEDIEQLYLKGVDKVNTEKEVCYKLSKICDGVDRSKKAKDPLQKRSKHDKAKLVEQIKLQERQRAMGGGTRDKKVVYKEKTDL encoded by the exons ATGATTAACTCAG gttcaAAAATGTTCATTCTATGTAGAATTACTTTGGCTGTAGTGCTATGCCTTCCTATATCTGGATTAATATTGCCTCCAAATATATCTCAAG GAGTTTATTGTGAGACCTGTAGTGCTGTTAtgaaag AGCTAGACAAGTTTTTGGCAAAAAAGAGCTCAGATCCCAGAGAGCTGCAGGTGGTAGAAGCAATAGAGGATGTTTGTAgatcaaaacatttgaaaaagtatGGATATTCGCCAATAACTCTTGTCAACGCCTGTAAATTTTTCATGG AGAAACATGAAGAGGATATAGAACAACTGTACCTAAAAGGGGTTGATAAGGTCAACACAGAAAAAGAAGTTTGTTACAAGTTGAGCAAGATATGTGATGGTGTGGACAGAAGTAAAAAAGCGAAAGATCCCCTTCAGAAACGCTCCAAGCACGACAAAGCGAAGTTGGTGGAACAGATTAAATTACAAGAGCGACAGCGTGCGATGGGAGGCGGCACGAGAGATAAAAAGGTTGTCTACAAAGAGAAAACTGATTTATAG
- the LOC131787968 gene encoding uncharacterized protein isoform X3 — MINSGSKMFILCRITLAVVLCLPISGLILPPNISQELDKFLAKKSSDPRELQVVEAIEDVCRSKHLKKYGYSPITLVNACKFFMEKHEEDIEQLYLKGVDKVNTEKEVCYKLSKICDGVDRSKKAKDPLQKRSKHDKAKLVEQIKLQERQRAMGGGTRDKKVVYKEKTDL, encoded by the exons ATGATTAACTCAG gttcaAAAATGTTCATTCTATGTAGAATTACTTTGGCTGTAGTGCTATGCCTTCCTATATCTGGATTAATATTGCCTCCAAATATATCTCAAG AGCTAGACAAGTTTTTGGCAAAAAAGAGCTCAGATCCCAGAGAGCTGCAGGTGGTAGAAGCAATAGAGGATGTTTGTAgatcaaaacatttgaaaaagtatGGATATTCGCCAATAACTCTTGTCAACGCCTGTAAATTTTTCATGG AGAAACATGAAGAGGATATAGAACAACTGTACCTAAAAGGGGTTGATAAGGTCAACACAGAAAAAGAAGTTTGTTACAAGTTGAGCAAGATATGTGATGGTGTGGACAGAAGTAAAAAAGCGAAAGATCCCCTTCAGAAACGCTCCAAGCACGACAAAGCGAAGTTGGTGGAACAGATTAAATTACAAGAGCGACAGCGTGCGATGGGAGGCGGCACGAGAGATAAAAAGGTTGTCTACAAAGAGAAAACTGATTTATAG
- the LOC131787968 gene encoding uncharacterized protein isoform X2 codes for MFILCRITLAVVLCLPISGLILPPNISQGVYCETCSAVMKELDKFLAKKSSDPRELQVVEAIEDVCRSKHLKKYGYSPITLVNACKFFMEKHEEDIEQLYLKGVDKVNTEKEVCYKLSKICDGVDRSKKAKDPLQKRSKHDKAKLVEQIKLQERQRAMGGGTRDKKVVYKEKTDL; via the exons ATGTTCATTCTATGTAGAATTACTTTGGCTGTAGTGCTATGCCTTCCTATATCTGGATTAATATTGCCTCCAAATATATCTCAAG GAGTTTATTGTGAGACCTGTAGTGCTGTTAtgaaag AGCTAGACAAGTTTTTGGCAAAAAAGAGCTCAGATCCCAGAGAGCTGCAGGTGGTAGAAGCAATAGAGGATGTTTGTAgatcaaaacatttgaaaaagtatGGATATTCGCCAATAACTCTTGTCAACGCCTGTAAATTTTTCATGG AGAAACATGAAGAGGATATAGAACAACTGTACCTAAAAGGGGTTGATAAGGTCAACACAGAAAAAGAAGTTTGTTACAAGTTGAGCAAGATATGTGATGGTGTGGACAGAAGTAAAAAAGCGAAAGATCCCCTTCAGAAACGCTCCAAGCACGACAAAGCGAAGTTGGTGGAACAGATTAAATTACAAGAGCGACAGCGTGCGATGGGAGGCGGCACGAGAGATAAAAAGGTTGTCTACAAAGAGAAAACTGATTTATAG
- the LOC131787968 gene encoding uncharacterized protein isoform X4: MFILCRITLAVVLCLPISGLILPPNISQELDKFLAKKSSDPRELQVVEAIEDVCRSKHLKKYGYSPITLVNACKFFMEKHEEDIEQLYLKGVDKVNTEKEVCYKLSKICDGVDRSKKAKDPLQKRSKHDKAKLVEQIKLQERQRAMGGGTRDKKVVYKEKTDL; the protein is encoded by the exons ATGTTCATTCTATGTAGAATTACTTTGGCTGTAGTGCTATGCCTTCCTATATCTGGATTAATATTGCCTCCAAATATATCTCAAG AGCTAGACAAGTTTTTGGCAAAAAAGAGCTCAGATCCCAGAGAGCTGCAGGTGGTAGAAGCAATAGAGGATGTTTGTAgatcaaaacatttgaaaaagtatGGATATTCGCCAATAACTCTTGTCAACGCCTGTAAATTTTTCATGG AGAAACATGAAGAGGATATAGAACAACTGTACCTAAAAGGGGTTGATAAGGTCAACACAGAAAAAGAAGTTTGTTACAAGTTGAGCAAGATATGTGATGGTGTGGACAGAAGTAAAAAAGCGAAAGATCCCCTTCAGAAACGCTCCAAGCACGACAAAGCGAAGTTGGTGGAACAGATTAAATTACAAGAGCGACAGCGTGCGATGGGAGGCGGCACGAGAGATAAAAAGGTTGTCTACAAAGAGAAAACTGATTTATAG
- the LOC131787974 gene encoding uncharacterized protein gives MYILCRIVLAVVMCLPISGVKLPSDMSQGIFCEGCSAVMKELDKLLEKKSSDPRELQVVEAMEDICQTKYFSKYDYSPPTTVKACRFLIEKYEEDIEQLLMDKVDNTEQEVCYKLTKACEGVDRSKKEKEPLDYRFNNQPQQVKTESASKDDDGIHRMNVDINDPGAAERLAEQIKSQLGQQGMGGGTGDDDDDDEEEEEEEEGGDNEDKENGGAEEENDKKSFEVKTEL, from the exons atgtatattttgtGTAGAATTGTACTAGCTGTGGTGATGTGCCTTCCTATTTCTGGAGTAAAATTGCCATCAGATATGTCCCAAG gaatttttTGTGAGGGCTGTAGTGCAGTTATGAAAG AACTAGACAAGTTATTGGAAAAAAAGAGTTCAGATCCCAGAGAGCTGCAGGTGGTAGAAGCAATGGAAGACATTTGCcaaacaaagtatttttcaaaatatgattaTTCACCACCAACTACAGTCAAAGCCTGCAGATTTTTAATAG agaaATATGAAGAGGACATAGAACAGTTGTTGATGGACAAGGTTGATAACACAGAACAAGAGGTTTGTTACAAGCTGACCAAAGCATGTGAAGGTGTGGATAGAAGTAAAAAGGAGAAAGAACCACTTGATTACCGTTTCAACAATCAGCCACAGCAAGTGAAGACTGAATCAGCCTCAAAAGATGATGATGGTATTCATCGCATGAATGTGGATATTAATGATCCTGGAGCTGCAGAGAGGCTGGCAGAGCAGATTAAATCACAACTGGGACAGCAGGGGATGGGAGGAGGCACgggagatgatgatgatgatgatgaggaagaagaagaagaagaggaaggaGGAGATaatgaagataaagaaaatggaGGAGCTGAAGaagagaatgataaaaaatcTTTTGAAGTGAAAACTGAATTATAG